atactgttagaggagcttacagttaaggaagatctcacatatgaggagttttcggtaaggattttggagacggcagaaagagttacaaggagccgagttataaagatgtgtaaggttcagtggaatcagtatacagaagatgaggctacttgggaaagagaagaggatctgaggaaaacatacccacagttatttgagtaagcgtcgtccgaatctcgaggacgagattcattttaagggggggtagaattgtaacaccctaaattttacaacattttaaaataggggaaattgatttattaagcattttatgggcatttgaatttgggaaataataattttattaaaagTAAAACCAAATATAAGGTCAACAACCATGAATGTGCATTCATACTGCTGCATATTATTTCTAAATGCTTGGTTTGAAGTTGTATTCTAAATCGAGTTGAAATTTCATTTGGAATGGCtttggaaaaattagaaaaaggaaaaacttaaatttctttctttttccTCTGTTTTGGCCCGTAGGCCTGTTTTTCCCGTGGCCTTTTTCTTTCCCGTTGAGGCCCGCTCGGCCTTGCTCTGGTGCTGGCCCATTCTTTCCCGCGCTGGAGGCCATTGGCCCAGCAAGGCGCCGGCCCAGCCCGCCAGTCAGACCCGCCCCCTTCTTCTAGCTCATAACCCGGTCGGACTCCTCCTCCGCACCGGTGCCAAAGTCCGCCTCTGCCACGACCCGTGGTGCCGTGACGCCCAAGGGACTCGCGCCCATAAGTAGTGCCGAGCCTCCTCCTCCTTTTCAATCTCATCTGACGCTCGTTTTTTTGCCCGAGTAGTCGCAGCCACACCTCGCTCGAGCGCCGTCGTCAACCGCCGCCGTCCACTGAGCGCCGCGCCGCCTTTGCTGCCTTCCGCTCGCGTATTCCGGTACGGGTGAGATCCCCTTTCCCTCCTCTATCTCCCGGTACCTTTCTTTCATCGAATAGTGCACTGGAGGCCGTGAACCGAGTGCTTCGGttggccggccatggcgccgccgtggcacTGTTCTGgcgccccttcctctctctccccgcCGGATTGATTTTCAGCCGTCGATTTCTAATCCAATGGCCCAAAACCGGAGATACCCTTTCGCTGCCGATTTTGCAAATACATCCGTATAAATATTTCAGTGTTAACCTGCAGTCCAAAACGCTTTCACAGATTCCGTTTCCTTCTTCAGAACGCGTATTTTCGTTCGGTTAGattgaaatacgttttcagctatttacagttttgccattcaacttgttttagccgtaaaatcttcattttaactccgatttgatccgttcaagttgcgttaggttcataattaagtgatctacatgttcatgctactgtaaagtaggtttccaacttttaaaattcgagcttagatttaatctattattttcctataggaaatcttgtttaattcataacttttccgttttagctctgattttcatgatcttcgcgtctgtgtgttcgtagcaagacgtagatctgttttccaaacttttcatcttgattttatactgttggtgtactgttctaatctatagccttgtttgctttgcatgattgctcctggatgcttgtatgttgctgtggttatcgagtatagacggtgagcagttcgttggagatcaagggtacgactttgacgagcggGACCagtaggagtactttgctcaaggcaagtatagcatgggatcatccatgtttcctattcactttaattcattaaattcatattgcatgtgtcaccttgatagcgatttcctagaattgaactattaccttgtcacctatgggttatgcatttgggtagctttgctagtgctcaattaaaccatgatcttgtgacttgactaatggtatatgcaataaacattaaaatatgactttttagcaacatggaaacagggggctggagtgtttagctactttctaaatgcttcagattcctctccctaaggacttatctgtaagtgatcatccgggacttacagtacagctgtgagggctacatggctctggctttagctcagtatgaggaccttttctagcttgttagtggttaccttcattggcgtaagaatggcttgccgaatcgggtatagagcggcctctatcctcgtgtgtataggctgcgtgtcaatgtgccaccgggaaaggggggctctatatctgtttgccgaatgaatctaatggccctaacttgttagacgaacctttgaaaggcttcatagtgacccctgcctgctcaccttggaagtgttttgggagttataaacccgggcatatgggtatcacgactcacagtgaaagtgtacaacctctacagagtgtaaaactggtatatcagccgtgctcacggtcacgagcggccttggaacccttatggaatagatgaacactaagtaacatttgtttatgctattcattattcatgtttacatttgatcatgtgttttactttgggaattgaaacaacttgctgctactcataagctaaaattgtgacaactaaaagatgaatgctgttaaacctgtgtctagcctttgagcctcatgaaccccatgttacacttgttgagtacgacatgtacttacgcttgtttactttcattatttggataaaaatcccggatgggtaatagatgactttgggtatgatgattttcctgaggactactagacttgtggtcaaccagtcgacgtccctgtcaaaatggagcttccacgagagatctttttattatttcagctatatttatgtgataactctgtcttattcgtgatgtaataaacatttttgatgatactattcataatttgtcggcttatgtgtgtgactgatctctgggcgcacataagattttgcactccattttatccttaaaattgggtgtgacaacttTCTTGATTCTAGTATCAAACTCATTTGACTTCTCTTGACAAATGACTTGAATACATCAAATACTTCACTTTTTCAACAAGAAAAaagacccatgtgtatctagtatagtcatccactatcacaaagccatacttGTTACCACCAATACTTGTGTATgatgttggtccaaacaaatccatgtccaacaactcaaatgctttactagtgctcatcatgctcttgttaggatgagtgtttccaaattgctttctggcttgacaagagctacacaatctatccttctcaaacaccacatctttcaagccctTTACTAGATCATGTTTGACAAgcctattcaattgtttcattccaacatgtcccaatcttctatgccataaccaacccatgctagacttggtGAACAAACATGTTGAGAGTTGtatttcactagcattgaaatcaaccaagtatagattctcatatctaaatcatttgaatatcaagttagagccatctacacttatgatctctacatcatcaacaccaaatattcatttgaaaccaagatcacatagttGTGCTACCGACAATAGATTGAAATTGAGAGattcaactagcaacacattggatatgctcatgtcattggatattgcaatcttatcaagccctttgaccttgcctttgccattttcaccaaatgtgatactatcaaactcATTGTTGCCActtgtgttgattgaattgaacattcttgaatcaccggtcatgtgttgtgtgcacccactatcaagcacccaatgccttcctccggctttgtaattgacctacaagaaaagatcaattctttttaggtacccaaaccttTTTGGGTCCTCCAAGGTTAGTGACTAGGCTCTTgggcacccaaatagctttcttctttgagcccacaatgggtgcaccaatgaacttaactTTCACACCattaacacccttggtaagcaaataacaagaatcaaatttaatagaggatacataagcatctttcttgttcttgtaatattgctctacatgcccaacttgcttgcatctattgcaaaaccgaccattgcctctcacaaaactagttttgggagttgcaaagactgccttgccattctttggggtatagcccaatccttctttgttgagagaaaaatgTTGGCCACCCAAGCACTTAAGCAAGCGGGCCTCACCGCCATAGGCCTTGCCTAAagcgtgagtgagctcattgacctcctttttGAGAGTCTCAATTTCcactattagtgaggcatcacaagtgaaaccatcactcatagaTGAAGTAGTAGTGGATGAGCTACATGAAGGGTCAgtaggagcaacaacaataggagtATAAAATGatccatcaattatatcacaagttactCCTACATTGTACGTTGCAATAGGTTCCTTCTCCTTTTGAACAATAAGAGaagagtgagctttttcaagcttctcatgggcttccactatcctctcatgagtagcattaagctcatcaaaggattgctcaagagcttGATGCCTCTTATGTAGTTCTTtgaattcctttctcttcttctccatGTAAGAATGAGCCTCTTGTAACATGTCCATGAGGTCCTCCtttgagtactcctcatcatccttactctcactatcactctcatcatcggattgtaccttagtggccttagccataaagcatgtcaatggagtgtcaaatagagaaggcttgttgttgatggcaataGTAGCGATCGCCTTCTTCTTGCTTGTCttattttcatcatcactatcatcatcacttgaagaggcatcactatcccatgtgacacaATATGAGTgacgcttcttcttcttcttgaaggtcatcatcttgtctttcttgtccttcttcttctctttcttctcatcatcactatcactaagGTGATCTTTGCTCTTGCATTTGTAGCATCTTCTTGGTTGCTCTTTGTTCTTGGattgatctcttctctttctttcaccatagcccttcttcttcatgaatttgccaaatctttgcacaaagagagccatttcttcatcttcatcttcatcatcacaagcatttgactcttcatcatcacttggttCTTCCTTTTTAGCCTTGCCCTTGCTCTTGGATGACGAAGTaccggccttgaatgccacaattttcttcttcttctcttcttcttggacaaccccctccctttccacacggtatgtgtcttgtgtgactacatcacctagtacttggtttggGGTCATTGTCTCCAAGCCATCTCTCACAAGAATAGTGACCAAGGTATCAAATATAGGTGGCAAGCATcgcaagaaccgatgagagaagtccttgtcctccactttCTCACCTAATCTCTTCAAATCATTGATGATCACTTGCAATCGGTGAAACATCTCCGGTGTGCTCTCATTTTCttgcatcttgaagcttgtcaatttttCTTTGAGGATGAATAGCTTTGCACTCTTGACTGCCTTAGTGCCCTCATATGATTCTTCCAATCTTGTCCATACATCATGAGCAAACTCtagatccttgatttgctcaaacactttaATATCAAATGCATCATATAAAGtgctaagagcaatgtcattgaaTTGGAGCTTCTCTTCTTCTCTTGGAGTTGGATTTGTTGGATCAATCACCGCAAAATCCTTCTCCACAACCTCCCACACTTTTCTATTCATTGATTTCAAGTGTGTGCTCATCttcctcttccaataatcatagctcaTGCCATCGAAGAACGGTGGCTTCCCCATatggttgatttgagccattgtaacaccgaaggttgtgAAGCCTCCAataaacggtgaccacggctccgataccacttgaaaggtcctaaatggctagaggagggtgaatagcctaataaaaattctacaaaaTTACTAGAGCAAATTGTTAGACAATAAGATGGCGAAATAGcactttgctctagctctacttttATCACTAGCAAGCCACCAACACAAAGCTAGTCACTATGATCTCTATGTCAATATCACACAAACAATTAAGCTAGGTTGCAACTACACTAACTAGCGAGCTAGTTACAACTAATTACAACTAGACAATTTAACTAGCTACACAAGGTAAGCAAGCAAGCTTTACACAATTATACTAGGAAAAGAAATACAAGTGATAGAGCGATATACCGAACCGGGCAAGTGTCAATATAGAATTCCAATGAGACAatgtgacacaagatttatcACCGTGGTTCAGTTGCTTGCCGGCAACCTACTCCACGTTGTGGTGATACACTCACTTGGTggctcacgcgctaataggcatcacacgcctagccCTACACAAGGGCGCCGTAAGAACCAAGCACAAgagaggatccacaagccacgagcaatccactggaGTTGCCTTTCATGAACTCCCATGAGGAATAGGCACAAGAACCTTGATTGGGGGCAGACACAATCACCAAATCTCTCACCAGTCAACAAATCACCAACCGTCTagatgatggcaatcaccaagagtaataagaaattCACAATCACAAtcaccacctagtgccaccaatTTTGCGAtctcaaatgcacacactagggtTTCCCCCAAATCCTCTCTCAAATGAGCACCAAGCtttggagaaggagaggagaaggaggagatgtTCTTCACACTCAAGATAAACACTTTGAGCTCTCAAGATCTCTCTTAGGATGAGCACCAAGAttggagagaaagagaggagagggaagaactTGCTCTTCACTTTTCTTGTTCTCTTGTTAGAAGAATGGAAGAGGTGAGAGAAAGGAGAAGGGGCAGCCAACTTAAAGGCTCCCCAGCCGTAGCCCCCTTACCTACCAGCCGGCTAGCCTCTCAACTGGTGGAAACGACGACAGGCAACGGGCGGACAGCCAAGCAGCGCCCTCTCTCACACTAGCATGTGTCCCCTTCGCTTCAACGGCTAAACACGCGCTTCTCATGGGCAAGCACGTGCTCCTACTCGTGTCCGTACGCAGGAACAATGACGGAAAACGGACGAGCAGAGATGGCAGCAAACGGCACCGCGCTTGCTCTCTCCCTCAGGCAAAGTGGCAGACGCGGGCCAACAACTAATCGACAGCGCACATCAGTCGCTGGCACAGCGCTGCTTCCCCTCTCACGTGAAGTCAACAGTGGCAGCACACTGCTCTCCCTCTCACgcgctttctctctctctctctggtccCCCACTCACTATTCCTGACCAAGAAATTTTTGTTGAGGAGGGAGAATTGCTGGTTGAGTAATCGCTCAACCAGGGCACCCACCATTGCTGGTTGAACAAGAAATTCTTGTTAGACTGCATAACATGTCCGAACCAAGTGCTATCTCTTCCCAAAGTTACCAAACTAATTTTAGCACTTGAGATAGCTTTTCACAAAGAATTTTCCTAGGCTTTCTCATGCATCTCACCATGTCACGAAGCGCAAAGTATATGCAAATGAGactcacacttagtggcactagataaccattgcAATTAAAGATTTCCCTCTTTATAATAcggttatctatcctaaatccgatcACGCACTCTATTGTATCTTGACTGACAAAACAAATACcctattttatacctttgccttgagcccatagggttttgtttttctctttcttcttttccaaatgtggAGCAATTTATCATCAATTTGGCCATCATCATCACATTTGAGTGCCATCTAGCTCCACCTTGGTGTGAACCAACCTATCTCATATATCACTTAGAGCAAGAGGTTAGTTCACTTAcgtttcatcaattatcaaaaaccaAACTAGCGCTTTcagcggtagagatagcaacatatcTAGCAAACCCTTAATTGTACATCTATACAGATTATTTCTTGCATATATTTTAATAGGTTGTTTTAGAGGCTATAGTTTAGAAAtagtttttaagttgcctaattcactcccctcttaggtgtcacggtccgtTCAGTAGTGATGCAGCCGGGGCTCCAGGAAGAGATCCTCATGGCCGAGCAACTCGACGTTGTAGCGATGCGGTCGGGGAGCCAGGAAGAATTGAGGCTGATCTAGATGCGAGTTTTCATTTTATAGGGAGGAGATTAGGTTACGGGTGAAGCGCAAGGGACGTGCAGAAGGCGAAGCGCAATCCTTCCTGGCTCGGGATGTGGAGTTTTCAAATCCGAACGTGGAGAAGGTGAAGTGCAAGGGAcacatggccctgttcgcttctcttataatccatacttttcttcttttttcagtcagaacagggttttggcttgttttttcagcgaagctaaCGGTGCCATAATGGCTTCATGCGATAGCTTTGTTCCATGGATGATGTCCACGGGACCCGCACAACAGCGCGCAAAGCAGACCGCACACTCAAGGCGCCAGTTCCACGCAAATACATGCGGAGTAGCGTGGATGGCTAAATGTACATGAACAGCATCCAGGGGTGCTCTGCGCGCTCCGATCCATCATTATCATATAATAATAAGTAGAGGAGTATTTTACTTTCACTCAGACAAGCACCGATACTGTATGGGATGGCaagcagcatgttcgtttggtcatatacgatcgtggattataagctgcaacagtatttttctctcacaccaaactagccagcaatacttctggcttataatccacggtcgtttcagccgaaacgaacaggctgaagttGTATAGCCAGCCATATAGTAATAAATAATAACGCGGGCGATTAACGGCCCTGttcacttctcttataatccgtacttttcagcttgtttttttcagccggaacagtatttttctctcacgacaaatcagccgaaacaatatttcggcttattttttcagcgaagcgaacggggccaatatctACTAATTGGCAGCACAAAGTTGTTTCATATCTCAAACAGTAGACATCTGCATGTTACAAGTAACGGAGCACCTACATTACATTATATTACATTACATTAATGAGTCCAAAAACTGGACACCAcactaggccccgttcgctggtctgaaacttggctaaaactggctaaaaacactgttctggctgaattgttgtgagagaaaaacactgttccgactaaaaaaagaagccgaacaagccgaatatggggtaagcacTCGGCTACTTCTCCTTGCACTTGTTCCGGCTTACATCACCGTACGAATCAGGAGAACAgttgagtgtaacactcggctgTAGGGCAACTAACACGCACACGGAGCTACCTCATTCTACTTCTCCTTGCACTTGCTCGGGTAGTGGCTCTGCTTGGCTGCCCTTTTTCTGCGGTGGCTGTGGGCGGcatatttttctctctctccagcCAGCCATTGTAGCTATCGAGGactttgttgctgctgctgcagcagctgTTAAAGCACGTCAAAAAGTGGGAAAAGTCAAGTGCTCTTTCAGAGCTTGACTTTTCCACCGCAAACCATGCAAGACCATGTTTACCGAACCAATCCATTCCATATTTCGCCAGCTCTGGCTGACACGAAAAACAATTGACCGCGCGTGATTGTATTGTCTCCACCACTTGTTGTATGCTACTAGCATTTCTATACTCTGTTGCATCTCCGATGATTTCGAGTGCATAACTATCTTGTGTCCCAGTCACAGCATGAGGCGTGAAGGCAGCTGTCAGCACCACAGGTGGCTTCCAACCTCTGTTTTTGCTTCTTCCGGACTCATGAAATGAGCTACGTGTTTTGGACTGTAGAGCTGATATATAGCATTGGAAACCCAAATCAATAATTTGCTCTGGGAATATATCTGCTAATTCTGATGAGACGTTGTTGTTAGCACAAAGTCCGTGCCTGCTTCCTTTGCAGCTTGCTGGGTCTGGGCGAGAAATTTGTGTGTGCTTGATATGCCATTCTTGAATGCCCTCACACAGAGGCCCATGCAAATGGGCAATGTCTTGTAAATTAGATAGTAGGGTGAGTTCTCCCATTGCATATTCAACAGCAAGTTTGAATTGAGATGCTAGTAATTGCAAGCCTTTTATAGCAATCTCAACTAAGTCTGTGCTTTCTGTTAGTCGTAGGATCAACCCCAAACAGAAACATTTCTCAGCCACTGTGCTATCCTCATAACGGTATGCTAGCAATGCCTCCACGCCACGCTCATCAGAATACGTGGGCTTGATGTAGAGATGTCGCAGCAGGTTTCCTTGCTCCGAATAATAAGTGAGAGTTTTCCCTTCAAGGAGATGCCTAACAATAGGGTTGCAAAAGGTGTAGTGATGAAGTGAACAACCAGACTCCAAGTCCCTCACAAACCTTCCGGCACAATCTGCATACCATTCAAATCTTCCAACATCAACTGTGCTCAAGCCAGCACAATTAAACCATCGCTTGCGGGAGCTATTCCTGGCCGGCTGGCCGGGAGGCATCGCTTGCTGCTTGTGCTTGTCGAGCAGCTCCATTGCCTCGACATAGGCACGCTTGATCATCTTCCTCCGCTGGAGCAAGGAGAGGTGTCTGATGGGCAGCTCCATGGCCCTCTCAAGTGCAAACTCCAGCTCGCTGACTGCCATCTCGAGCATCTCCATCTAGTACCCTTGGGACGCCTTCTCCTCGCGTCTGCCCAACGCAAAGGAGACGCCTCTGCTCACGGTCTCCTGAACAAGTGCTGAACACACCATCTCCACCATGAAGTCGCTACTCGCTAGATGTAGGGATATGATTCGACCAACCTGCTGATCAGGACCCAAAACAACAGCAGGGGTTATACTTCAATTTGACGCACACAAGTACCGAAGTACGTACTAGATAAATACTATATATACTAGCTGTAAATCTATGGAGG
This DNA window, taken from Miscanthus floridulus cultivar M001 chromosome 13, ASM1932011v1, whole genome shotgun sequence, encodes the following:
- the LOC136499368 gene encoding uncharacterized protein, with amino-acid sequence MAQINHMGKPPFFDGMSYDYWKRKMSTHLKSMNRKVWEVVEKDFAVIDPTNPTPREEEKLQFNDIALSTLYDAFDIKVFEQIKDLEFAHDVWTRLEESYEGTKAVKSAKLFILKEKLTSFKMQENESTPEMFHRLQVIINDLKRLGEKVEDKDFSHRFLRCLPPIFDTLVTILVRDGLETMTPNQVLGDVVTQDTYRVEREGVVQEEEKKKKIVAFKAGTSSSKSKGKAKKEEPSDDEESNACDDEDEDEEMALFVQRFGKFMKKKGYGERKRRDQSKNKEQPRRCYKCKSKDHLSDSDDEKKEKKKDKKDKMMTFKKKKKRHSYCVTWDSDASSSDDDSDDENKTSKKKAIATIAINNKPSLFDTPLTCFMAKATKVQSDDESDSESKDDEEYSKEDLMDMLQEAHSYMEKKRKEFKELHKRHQALEQSFDELNATHERIVEAHEKLEKAHSSLIVQKEKEPIATYNLIHYYFIYE